Proteins encoded within one genomic window of uncultured Draconibacterium sp.:
- the rlmN gene encoding 23S rRNA (adenine(2503)-C(2))-methyltransferase RlmN, which produces MKERLFGKTLGELQELVVELGLPKFTAKQITDWLYKKEISSIEEMTNLSKKARELLNERFEFGLTPYTKVSASIDGTRKYLFPTIQNKFIETAMIPERDRKTVCVSSQVGCKMGCLFCFTAKQGFQGQLSAGEIINQIKSIDEVEEVSNIVYMGMGEPFDNLEEVLKSLEILTSEWGFAMSPRRITVSTIGIIPGMLTFLEKSEAHLAVSLHTPFHEERQKIMPVQVAYPIEEVVEEIKSWDFGRQRRVSFEYILFEDLNDTSAHVDELARLLSGLKCRINLIRFHPVPGTPLKSPGEETIQRFKDGLNKKGILTTVRASRGEDIYAACGLLSTKELVK; this is translated from the coding sequence ATGAAGGAAAGGTTATTCGGAAAAACATTAGGAGAACTACAGGAGTTGGTTGTAGAGCTGGGGCTGCCAAAATTTACGGCAAAACAAATCACCGATTGGCTGTATAAAAAAGAGATCAGCTCGATTGAGGAGATGACAAACCTCTCGAAAAAAGCCCGTGAATTGCTGAACGAGCGCTTTGAATTTGGCTTAACACCATATACAAAAGTAAGTGCCAGCATTGATGGTACACGAAAATACCTGTTCCCTACGATTCAGAATAAATTTATCGAAACCGCGATGATCCCTGAACGCGACCGGAAAACCGTTTGTGTGAGTTCGCAGGTGGGGTGTAAAATGGGTTGCCTGTTTTGTTTTACCGCCAAACAGGGATTCCAGGGACAGCTTTCTGCCGGCGAGATCATCAACCAGATAAAAAGTATCGACGAAGTAGAAGAAGTGAGCAACATTGTTTACATGGGCATGGGAGAACCTTTTGACAATCTCGAAGAAGTATTAAAAAGTTTGGAAATTTTGACTTCAGAATGGGGATTTGCCATGAGCCCACGTCGGATAACTGTTTCAACTATTGGCATTATTCCGGGCATGCTAACTTTCCTTGAGAAAAGCGAGGCGCACCTGGCAGTGAGTCTGCACACACCATTTCACGAAGAGCGCCAGAAAATTATGCCGGTTCAGGTGGCTTACCCAATTGAAGAAGTGGTTGAAGAAATTAAAAGCTGGGATTTTGGTCGTCAGCGCCGTGTGTCGTTTGAGTACATTTTGTTTGAAGACCTGAATGATACAAGTGCACATGTTGATGAGTTGGCACGCCTGCTCAGTGGTTTAAAATGCCGTATTAATCTGATTCGTTTTCACCCCGTGCCGGGAACACCGCTTAAAAGTCCGGGAGAAGAAACCATTCAGCGTTTTAAAGATGGCCTCAATAAAAAAGGAATTCTTACCACTGTTCGTGCGTCGCGTGGCGAAGATATTTATGCTGCTTGCGGTTTGCTGTCTACAAAGGAGCTGGTGAAGTAA
- a CDS encoding MBL fold metallo-hydrolase, whose amino-acid sequence MKLIPVSAGHFHCDGGALFGAIPKVLWKKVYPCNDDNFTQLTLRCLLVEIGDRKILIEAGIGNHYPDKHLRNNGVTSVNELKKSLAKKGYPATDITDVFFTHLHWDHCTGAVKNVNGKLELVFPNATLWSSKTQWEHAKISNPRERAAYHRPVLDFMMESGKLKLIDKEGEFLPDFDIMMFNGHTPGQMLPILHTKKHSFVYTSDLFTTAANIPLLWISAYDLDPVKVMEEKGKFLKEAAENNYILFFEHDYYTECVSVQETEKGVLLKEKFSLAELL is encoded by the coding sequence ATGAAGCTTATTCCAGTGTCTGCCGGTCATTTTCATTGCGATGGAGGAGCCTTGTTTGGCGCCATTCCAAAAGTATTGTGGAAAAAAGTTTACCCGTGTAACGACGACAATTTCACCCAACTAACATTGCGTTGCCTGTTGGTTGAGATCGGTGATAGAAAAATACTTATTGAAGCCGGCATTGGAAATCACTATCCCGATAAACACCTCAGGAACAATGGAGTGACATCTGTTAACGAACTGAAAAAATCATTGGCGAAAAAAGGTTATCCAGCCACTGATATTACCGATGTATTTTTTACGCACCTTCATTGGGACCACTGCACCGGAGCCGTTAAAAATGTTAACGGGAAACTGGAGTTAGTATTTCCAAATGCAACTTTATGGAGCAGCAAAACGCAATGGGAACACGCCAAAATTTCGAATCCCCGAGAACGAGCTGCTTATCATCGCCCAGTGTTGGATTTTATGATGGAATCAGGGAAATTAAAGCTAATTGATAAAGAAGGAGAATTCCTTCCAGACTTTGATATAATGATGTTCAACGGTCACACGCCGGGGCAAATGCTCCCAATTCTTCACACCAAAAAACACTCTTTTGTATACACTTCCGATCTGTTTACAACAGCCGCCAACATTCCTTTGCTGTGGATTTCGGCTTACGATCTCGATCCGGTAAAAGTGATGGAAGAAAAAGGAAAATTTCTGAAAGAAGCTGCCGAAAATAACTACATATTATTCTTCGAGCATGATTATTATACGGAATGCGTCTCGGTGCAGGAAACTGAAAAAGGTGTGCTACTGAAAGAGAAATTCAGCTTAGCCGAATTACTTTGA
- a CDS encoding dipeptidase: protein MIKAYSFLLMVGGLLAGLNGFCEGKDGKAMEIHKRAITIDTHCDTPMALLEGDLDVGKSNEAPGSRVDFPRMEEGGLDAIFFAAFTSQRPRTEENTQNAYEMANKMIELTYEVCKKYNNMAEVATAPEDVVRLEKEGKRAIYIGMENGFPIGQELDRVEEFYNKGVRYITLCHSSNNDICDSSTDKNGPEFDGLSPFGKKVVKEMNRLGMLIDVSHISDKSFYDVIELSKVPVFASHSSVRAIAHHNRNMTDDMIKALAKKGGVIQICLLDDYIKDPDTTTVRYQKEQEIRKIFNTKFSKMTEAEQAEVRKQWRELDEKYPKQLPTVADCVDHIDHVKNLVGIDYVGIGSDFDGGGGLADCADVSQMPNITAEMLKRGYTEEEIAKVWGGNFLRVFAQVIKDKQ, encoded by the coding sequence ATGATTAAGGCATATTCTTTTTTGTTAATGGTTGGGGGACTGTTGGCGGGTTTAAATGGATTTTGTGAAGGTAAAGATGGAAAAGCAATGGAAATTCATAAGCGTGCAATAACAATTGATACACATTGTGATACGCCAATGGCGCTGTTAGAAGGCGATCTTGATGTAGGTAAATCAAACGAAGCGCCGGGTAGCCGCGTTGATTTTCCCAGAATGGAAGAAGGCGGATTGGATGCCATCTTTTTTGCAGCATTTACCAGCCAGCGCCCACGAACCGAAGAGAATACGCAGAATGCCTACGAAATGGCCAATAAAATGATTGAGCTTACCTACGAGGTATGTAAAAAATATAATAACATGGCAGAAGTTGCCACTGCTCCCGAGGATGTTGTTCGCCTTGAGAAAGAAGGGAAACGTGCCATTTACATTGGTATGGAAAATGGTTTCCCAATTGGGCAGGAGCTTGATCGGGTAGAGGAGTTTTATAATAAGGGAGTTCGTTACATTACGCTTTGTCATTCGTCGAACAACGATATTTGCGACTCTTCAACCGACAAAAACGGGCCGGAATTCGATGGTTTAAGCCCATTTGGTAAAAAGGTTGTGAAAGAAATGAATCGATTGGGGATGTTGATTGATGTTTCTCATATTTCGGATAAGTCGTTTTACGATGTAATAGAACTCAGCAAGGTGCCTGTTTTTGCTTCACACTCAAGTGTACGTGCCATTGCGCATCATAACCGCAACATGACTGACGATATGATAAAAGCGCTGGCTAAAAAGGGCGGTGTAATTCAGATTTGTTTACTCGATGATTACATCAAAGACCCTGATACTACCACTGTTCGCTACCAAAAAGAACAGGAAATCAGGAAGATTTTTAATACAAAGTTTTCGAAAATGACCGAAGCAGAGCAAGCAGAAGTAAGAAAGCAATGGCGCGAACTGGATGAGAAATATCCAAAACAATTGCCAACTGTTGCCGATTGTGTAGATCATATCGACCATGTAAAAAATCTGGTAGGTATTGATTACGTAGGAATTGGATCGGACTTTGACGGCGGTGGCGGACTGGCCGATTGTGCAGATGTAAGCCAAATGCCAAACATTACTGCCGAGATGTTGAAGCGCGGTTATACAGAAGAAGAAATTGCCAAAGTTTGGGGTGGAAATTTTCTGCGGGTGTTTGCCCAGGTAATTAAGGATAAACAATAG
- a CDS encoding ATP-binding protein: MIWLQRYLEKRDKPILQKGKVFVLYGPRRVGKTELLKKMITKFEGSVYSGTGDNLELRDILSSQKLSQLSTYFNKYDLIYIDEAQRIPEIGFGLKLLVDHFPEKIIAVTGSSSFDLSNKLGEPLTGRNITRLLFPVSVYELYNQNGGMKVLEQLENLIIFGSYPEILTAENIEEKREYLHSLRDSYLYRDILELENIRNPSKLSDLLKLLAFQIGQEVSLTELGNNLGIAKQSVERYLDLLEKSFIIKKVSGFSRNLRKEIVKSSRYYFWDNGVRNALINNFNPISQRNDIGMLWENFLFMERTKTKHYKRIFSNDYFWRTYDQQEIDLIEERDGKLFAFEFKFSPRKVKIPKAWAKNYPDAKFEVISKENFLDFLI; this comes from the coding sequence ATGATTTGGCTCCAACGATATCTGGAAAAAAGGGATAAACCTATACTGCAAAAAGGGAAAGTATTTGTTTTGTATGGTCCGCGAAGAGTAGGAAAAACTGAGTTATTAAAAAAAATGATCACTAAGTTTGAAGGATCTGTTTATTCAGGGACAGGCGATAATTTGGAATTACGAGATATCCTTTCTTCACAAAAACTCAGTCAGCTAAGCACATATTTTAATAAATACGATTTAATATACATTGATGAAGCACAGCGGATTCCGGAAATCGGATTTGGATTAAAACTACTGGTTGACCATTTTCCTGAAAAAATAATTGCCGTAACGGGATCATCGTCGTTCGACCTTTCAAACAAATTGGGAGAGCCGTTAACTGGTCGTAATATTACACGACTTTTGTTTCCGGTTTCTGTTTACGAACTTTATAATCAAAACGGGGGGATGAAAGTTCTGGAGCAACTGGAAAACCTGATAATTTTTGGTAGCTACCCCGAAATTTTAACTGCTGAAAACATTGAAGAAAAACGTGAATACCTCCACTCTCTCCGCGATTCTTATCTATATAGAGATATACTCGAACTTGAAAATATCAGGAATCCTTCTAAACTATCTGATCTGCTAAAGTTACTGGCTTTCCAGATTGGGCAAGAAGTTTCGTTAACTGAACTCGGTAATAATCTTGGAATTGCCAAACAAAGCGTTGAGCGATATTTAGACCTCCTGGAAAAATCGTTTATCATTAAAAAGGTTAGTGGTTTTTCGCGAAACCTGCGAAAAGAAATCGTAAAATCATCCCGCTATTATTTTTGGGACAATGGTGTTCGTAATGCACTGATCAACAACTTCAATCCCATAAGTCAAAGAAACGATATCGGGATGTTATGGGAAAATTTTCTTTTTATGGAAAGGACCAAAACCAAACACTACAAACGTATCTTCTCAAACGATTATTTCTGGAGGACTTATGACCAACAGGAAATTGATTTAATTGAAGAGCGGGATGGGAAGCTGTTTGCTTTTGAGTTCAAGTTTTCTCCGAGAAAAGTAAAAATTCCAAAAGCATGGGCAAAGAATTATCCGGATGCAAAATTTGAAGTTATTTCGAAAGAAAATTTTCTCGATTTTCTAATCTGA
- a CDS encoding DUF3810 domain-containing protein — MKINTKYKWLILPALAGIIFVLTLFLRQHPGFVENWYSEKFYPQLASILSTISFVFPFSLDDVFYAVLILLPLVLLVQIFTKQLKWKAAGKLLLNILATVYILFYVLWGFNYFRSSLPGRLGIKDRKPDTEEFVQFMHQYIAELNQLHCDFDTIDKVKTSRIIEESYQQLAPVLQFDYPMGKRRDKKITFSGFYSKSGITGYFGPFFNEVHVNKMVLPIEYPFVLAHEKAHQLGVTSEGEANFYSWLVCTHSSSQRIQYSAKLFISFHFFRQARGLEAYKKLVAEISPEVQADINRISEHWNKLRNATMDKTASQINDAYLKHNNIKSGIKDYTGVVDHVMNFSLDSAFQQRYGLVPH; from the coding sequence TTGAAAATAAACACAAAATACAAATGGCTTATTCTTCCGGCTTTGGCAGGAATCATTTTTGTGCTTACACTTTTCCTACGCCAACACCCCGGCTTTGTTGAAAACTGGTATTCAGAGAAATTTTACCCTCAACTGGCGTCAATACTATCAACAATTTCTTTCGTTTTTCCCTTTTCGCTTGATGATGTCTTTTACGCAGTGTTGATTTTATTGCCTTTAGTTTTGCTTGTTCAGATTTTTACAAAACAACTAAAATGGAAAGCTGCCGGAAAATTATTGCTAAATATTCTGGCTACAGTCTATATCCTGTTCTACGTGCTTTGGGGATTCAACTATTTCCGATCGTCCTTACCCGGCCGGCTTGGAATAAAAGACCGGAAACCCGATACCGAAGAATTTGTACAATTTATGCACCAATACATTGCAGAATTAAACCAATTGCATTGCGATTTTGATACGATTGACAAAGTTAAAACCAGCCGAATAATTGAAGAATCGTACCAGCAACTGGCACCGGTTTTACAATTCGACTATCCCATGGGAAAACGCCGCGACAAAAAAATTACGTTTAGCGGATTCTATTCAAAATCAGGGATTACAGGCTATTTCGGACCATTTTTTAACGAAGTTCATGTAAATAAAATGGTTTTGCCCATCGAATACCCATTTGTTTTGGCACACGAAAAAGCTCACCAATTGGGCGTTACCAGCGAGGGCGAAGCCAATTTTTACTCGTGGCTGGTTTGCACACACAGTTCATCTCAACGAATTCAATATTCAGCTAAGTTGTTTATTTCATTTCATTTTTTTAGGCAGGCACGAGGTTTGGAAGCCTACAAAAAACTTGTTGCTGAAATCTCGCCGGAAGTACAGGCGGACATCAATAGAATAAGCGAACACTGGAACAAACTACGCAACGCAACCATGGACAAAACAGCCTCGCAAATAAATGATGCGTACTTAAAGCACAACAATATAAAATCGGGGATAAAAGATTACACCGGCGTGGTTGACCACGTTATGAACTTTTCGTTAGATTCAGCATTTCAGCAACGCTACGGTCTTGTACCCCATTAA
- a CDS encoding META domain-containing protein, with the protein MRTYSFLSAIFIVLLFSACNEDKCDCNGQIVGRWEVDDFMSLESVAYPKDDNYSPLIEFKSDGSYDVELDVNICGGEYALALNDSISISGVGCTEICCDSEFSKKFRTMLPQVSTYKVDGGELRLTVEGWGWINLNWISK; encoded by the coding sequence ATGAGAACGTATTCCTTTTTGTCAGCGATATTTATCGTACTTTTATTTAGCGCCTGCAACGAAGATAAGTGTGATTGCAACGGGCAAATTGTTGGACGGTGGGAAGTCGACGATTTTATGTCTCTTGAGTCGGTAGCTTACCCGAAAGATGATAATTACAGTCCGCTTATTGAGTTTAAAAGTGATGGAAGTTACGATGTTGAGTTGGATGTAAATATTTGTGGAGGTGAATATGCTTTGGCGCTAAATGATAGCATTAGTATTTCCGGGGTGGGTTGTACAGAGATTTGTTGCGATAGTGAATTTTCAAAGAAATTTAGGACTATGCTACCTCAGGTTTCTACCTATAAAGTTGATGGAGGAGAACTTCGCTTAACTGTTGAGGGGTGGGGATGGATTAATTTGAATTGGATTTCAAAGTAA